A region of Leptolyngbyaceae cyanobacterium DNA encodes the following proteins:
- a CDS encoding DUF2834 domain-containing protein gives MLQSTYLILCILGIALPYSQFIPFLLENGLDLPLFFEQLFINRISGFFGLDVVVSSLVLWIFVWIEGSRLKMQNLWIYIASNLLVGVSLALPLFLLMRQRKLEETTTQLAQIERIVQS, from the coding sequence TTTGCATACTAGGAATTGCTTTGCCCTACTCCCAATTCATCCCGTTTCTGCTAGAAAACGGACTCGATTTGCCACTTTTTTTTGAACAACTTTTTATCAATCGAATATCTGGATTTTTTGGCCTGGATGTGGTTGTTTCATCTTTAGTTTTGTGGATATTCGTGTGGATTGAAGGTTCCCGGTTAAAAATGCAAAACTTGTGGATTTACATCGCCAGTAACTTATTAGTTGGTGTTTCGTTAGCGCTACCTCTATTTCTACTCATGCGACAACGCAAACTCGAAGAAACCACCACTCAATTAGCACAAATAGAGCGAATAGTTCAATCTTAA
- a CDS encoding BrnA antitoxin family protein — translation MEEEYDFSQGKRGAIDPISSGKTKITIRLDDDVLAWFRHQVHLSGGGNYQTLINEALRQYIQHSQEPLEETLRRVIREELKRIEK, via the coding sequence ATGGAAGAAGAATACGATTTTAGTCAAGGTAAACGAGGAGCGATCGATCCCATTTCCTCTGGAAAAACTAAGATTACAATTCGGTTAGATGATGATGTATTAGCGTGGTTTCGCCACCAAGTTCATTTATCAGGTGGAGGAAACTATCAAACCTTGATTAATGAAGCGTTACGTCAATATATCCAGCATAGCCAAGAACCTTTAGAAGAAACTTTACGCAGAGTTATTCGAGAAGAACTCAAGCGAATTGAAAAGTGA
- a CDS encoding BrnT family toxin: protein MLVVYTMRGDVIRLISARKATRREQQQYEEE, encoded by the coding sequence ATGCTTGTTGTCTACACTATGCGAGGTGATGTGATTCGACTGATTTCTGCCCGCAAAGCAACTCGCCGAGAGCAACAACAGTATGAGGAGGAATAG